The genome window GGATAACCACAACCGGGACAAACGCTACCAGTCCGTCGATTTCGCCAAAAATCTGCTGAACTCCTGCGCGCCGAATGCCATCCTGTTCACCGGTGGCGATAACGATACGTTCCCACTCTGGTACGTTCAGGAAGTCGAAGGATTCCGTCGCGACGTTCGCGTGTGTAACCTGAGCTTGCTGGGCACGGAGTGGTACATTCAGCAGATGAAGCGTAAAACCTACGAATCGGATGCGCTGCCCATTTCGCTGGCGTACGACAACTTCAACAAAGGCAAGAATGACATCGTGCCGTTCTATGAGGTGCCAGGCGTGAAAAACGGTATCGATCTCAAGCAGTACATCAACCTGATCAAGACCAATAATCCGGCCATTCAGGTGCCGCTCACGAGTGGTGATATGACGAGTGTACTGCCATCGTCAGTGCTGTTTCTGCCTATCGATAAGGAAGCGATCAGCAAAGCTAATTTCGTTCCGGCGATGTTGCAACCCATGATCAAGGACACGTTGCAGTGGACAATCGGGAAGAAAGATCTATACAAGCCTGATCTGATCATGCTCGATATGATTGCGACCAACAACTGGAAACGTCCGATCTATTTCTCCAGCACGCTGGCCAGCGACAACTACCTGAGCCTGAAGAACTACATGCAGCTGGAAGGTTACGCATATCGGCTGATGCCGGTGGCGGTACCCGGCGCAACGGATGGCTACGTGAACTCCGACATCATGTACAACAACATGTTGAAGAAGACGTTCTGGCGTGAGTTCAACAACCCGGATGTGTATTATGACGAAACCTACAAAGGCCCCCCCGTTATTTCGGCCCGCATCGCGTTCTTCCGCCTGGCCGACCAGCTGATCCGTGAAGGCAAGAAGGATAAAGCCCGCGAAGTACTCGATTTTTCGCTTAAGGTAATTCCCGATAAGAGCATCCCGTACGACCAGATTTCGTCCAATTACGTTCGGTTCCTGTTTACGGTTGGTGACGATAAAAAGGCGCTCGACATTGCGAACACGATGGCAACCCGCGCCGACCAGAACCTGTCGTACGATAAAACGGGCAGACGGTTCGGCAGTCCTGACGCCGATCTGTACATCCTGCAAACGATCGTTGAAGCCTGTAAGGAAGCCAAGCAAACGGCAGCCGCCAGCAAGTTCGAAGCCATCTTCCAGAAGCACATCAATTCATTTGGTTGATCCGGATGAGGTCTAAGTTAAATGCCCCAGTCACTCGTTCGTGGCCGGGGCATTTTTTGTGTGATCGACTATGAAGAGAGTGTTCAATATGCGTTAGTGGATCGGGTGATTGATCTTTTCCTCTTCCAGGTCCATCCGCGCTTCTTCCTTCCGGATCAGGTCATCGTCGAACTCCTGTTTGCCACGCAATCGCTGTAGCTCAGTCCGTTTAACAGCAATGATGTCGGCAATAATCTGGTTGTATTCCGTGACGTTTTCGTCATCGCTCTCCAGGCAATGTAAGTGCTGTTTCGTCTGGTGCATATCGCTTTCCAGCCTATCCTTCAGGTTCTTCACCAGCTCATTATTTCCTGATTCAGTAGCGTAGTTTTCCTGAAGATGGGTCAACGCAACCTTGAGCAGCTTCAGCTGGATCAACGCTTCCTGTTCATCGTCGGGTATTCGCTCGTCGGGGTCTTTGTAGTCGACCCACCGGATAACGAGCGGCAGGGTCAGCCCCTGAAAAACCAGCGTAACCAGTATCACCACAAACGTGATGAACAGAATCAGATTCCGGTGCGGGAATGGGGTGCCGTTCTGTAAGGTCAGCGGGATGGATAAGGCCGACGCCAGCGATACCACACCCCGCATACCTGCCCATCCCAGAATAATAGGACCACGCCAGCCAGGTCTACGCTGAGCCACCGTAATGTATTTTCCAATGAACTGCGTGAAGTAGGCTGACGAGATCGTGAACACCATCCGCGTAACAATGACCACCGCCGTGATCAGCAGCGCGTAGACAATGGCTTCGGTTTTTGAGTAGTCGCCCAGACTATTGATGATGACGGGTAGTTCGAGCCCGATCAGAATAAAGACCAGTCCGTTTAAAGCGAAAACGACCGTAGCCCACATCCCCACTCCTTGAATCCGCGAGCTATGGTTCAGGATCACGTGGCTCTGGTTCGACAAAAACAGCCCTCCACTCACTACCGCCATAACCCCCGAAACATCAAATTCTTCGGCCGTCATGTACATGATGTACGGAGCCATGAAGGTCAGCAGAATACTGATTCGGGTTGACGTAGGAAGCCATCGATGAATCGCGTAAAATACACACGCCACGGCCAGGCCAACAACAACACCCATCACCGTGACCATTACAAAATCGACGGAGGCTTCCTGCCACACGAATGAACCGGATAAAATAGCGGCCAGCGCAAAGCGAAATACGACCAAACTCGACGCATCGTTCACTAAACTCTCACCCTCCAGAATGCTGATAGCCCCTTTGGGAAGGTTAACATTCTTCAAAACCGACGTTGCCGCAACCGCATCGGGCGGTGAAATAATCCCTCCGAGTAGAAATCCCAGGGCCAGCGTGAACCCCGGAATGACCGCACTCGACACATAAGCGACGGCAACCGACGTAAAAATCACCAGCCCGAA of Spirosoma agri contains these proteins:
- a CDS encoding Na+/H+ antiporter; its protein translation is MHQTLLLCLSLMLAVSLLVMAGQRLRIPVPIFLVLSGLAVSLVPGIPLVEVNPDLIFLIFLPPLLHEAAWFMSWKEFWRWRRIIVVLAFGLVIFTSVAVAYVSSAVIPGFTLALGFLLGGIISPPDAVAATSVLKNVNLPKGAISILEGESLVNDASSLVVFRFALAAILSGSFVWQEASVDFVMVTVMGVVVGLAVACVFYAIHRWLPTSTRISILLTFMAPYIMYMTAEEFDVSGVMAVVSGGLFLSNQSHVILNHSSRIQGVGMWATVVFALNGLVFILIGLELPVIINSLGDYSKTEAIVYALLITAVVIVTRMVFTISSAYFTQFIGKYITVAQRRPGWRGPIILGWAGMRGVVSLASALSIPLTLQNGTPFPHRNLILFITFVVILVTLVFQGLTLPLVIRWVDYKDPDERIPDDEQEALIQLKLLKVALTHLQENYATESGNNELVKNLKDRLESDMHQTKQHLHCLESDDENVTEYNQIIADIIAVKRTELQRLRGKQEFDDDLIRKEEARMDLEEEKINHPIH